One stretch of Astatotilapia calliptera chromosome 3, fAstCal1.2, whole genome shotgun sequence DNA includes these proteins:
- the haus4 gene encoding HAUS augmin-like complex subunit 4, with the protein MSGSTETANISSLGKGDTLHQQVLASFPLCHMTEEDLIQNPQFCKLLATLAQHVDQTGLTAPLKTELDKAEKKLQIQKLQWLRSESLHRGLQEMIQNHCVRKHHATVPPDQNMFYETMERCLLVAQCVRQLDPSNTTNQDQPSVLGLTPQLVMELMPSEKNVQSLKQGLPRQLEKHLKEKCLSLLSYYQPEWEHESEGLKMAKLSHLSAQLDKEKKRAESLKETCRENTVLLQRQTELYLTELTKCIQLFQSFILNHRLKIQTDLDRKKLDYFEGKCELILQKIKAEMVEIQLDTYTPDSISAHRKIREKLESELKACKAEKQSVELKLASFEILGKDFEALAEEYCRLRQEMEMKNWALKEFTQYND; encoded by the exons ATGTCCGGTAGTACCGAGACAGCAAACATATCGTCGCTTGGGAAGGGTGACACTTTGCATCAACAGG TCCTCGCCTCCTTTCCACTGTGTCACATGACTGAAGAAGATCTGATCCAGAACCCGCAGTTTTGTAAACTCCTGGCCACTCTGGCACAGCATGTGGATCAAACCGGACTCACCGCTCCGCTGAAAACAGAGCTGGACAAG gcTGAAAAGAAGCTGCAGATTCAGAAACTTCAATGGCTGCGCTCCGAGAGCCTGCACAGAGGGCTGCAGGAGATGATCCAGAACCACTGTGTCAGGAAGCACCATGCCACTGTACCCCCTGACCAGAACATG TTCTATGAGACGATGGAGAGGTGTCTACTGGTGGCTCAGTGTGTCAGGCAGCTGGATCCCAGTAACACAACAAACCAGGACCAGCCGTCGGTCCTGGGCCTGACCCCCCAGCTCGTGATGGAGCTCATGCCTTCCGAGAAG AATGTACAAAGTCTGAAACAGGGTCTACCAAGACAGCTGGAGAAACATctcaaagaaaagtgtctgagcCTTCTCTCTTACTATCAGCCTGAATGGG AGCATGAGAGCGAGGGTCTAAAGATGGCCAAGCTGTCTCATCTGTCAGCACAGCTggacaaagagaagaaaagagcagAAAGTCTGAAGGAGACGTGCAGAGAAAACACTGTTCTTCTGCAGAGACAGACTGAGCTCTACCTCACT GAGCTGACAAAGTGCATTCAGCTTTTCCAGTCTTTCATCTTGAACCACAGGCTGAAGATCCAGACAGATCTGGACAGGAAGAAATTGgattactttgaaggcaaatgtGAATTAATCTTGCAGAAGATAAA gGCGGAGATGGTGGAAATCCAGCTGGATACATACACGCCTGACTCGATTTCTGCTCACAGAAAAATAAG GGAGAAGCTGGAGTCTGAGCTGAAGGCGTGTAAAGCGGAAAAGCAGTCTGTCGAGTTAAAGCTGGCCTCCTTCGAGATCTTGGGCAAAGACTTTGAGGCGCTGGCCGAGGAGTACTGCAGATTACGGCAGGAGATGGAGATGAAGAACTGGGCACTGAAAGAATTCACCCAGTATAACGACTAA